The segment TTTGCCCCTGAAGTACCGCCACGATGCGCTCAAAGCCCGCCCCCGTATCCACGTGCTTGGCTGGCAGGTCCTCCAGCGTTCCATCTTCGCGGCGGTTGTTCTGGATAAAGACCAGGTTCCAGAGCTCCTTGTATTCAGGCCGAACGTTGATTCCCTCCAACGACATCTTACCGATATCCGGCCCTTCGTAGTAGTGAATCTCCGAGCAGGGCCCGCAGGGACCCGTCTCCCCCATCTCCCAGAAGTTCTCCTGGTCACCGAACCGCAGGACGCGCTCGGGTGGTATGCCGGTCACTTGGGGCCAGAGCTCCGCTGCCTCGTCGTCCGTCTCATGCACCGTGGCCCACAAGCGGTCCCCGTCCATCCCCCAGACCGCGGTGAACAGCTCCCAGGCCCATTGGATGGCCTCGGCCTTGTAGTAGTCGCCAAAGGACCAGTTGCCCAGCATCTCGAAGAAGGTGTGGTGATAGTTGTCTACGCCCACCTCCTCCAGGTCGTTATGCTTGCCTGATACCCGGATGCACTTCTGGGTGTTCACAACGCGCTTATATTCGGGCTGCTGCTGGCCAAGGAAAATGGGCTTGAATTGGTTCATCCCCGCATTGGCAAACAGCAGGGTGGGATCGTCGAAGGGCACCACCGGGCTGCTGCGCACGAAGCGGTGCCCCTTCGCTTCAAAAAAGGAAATGAACTCCTGGCGGATCTCCTTGCTGGTCTTCATCTGGTCGAATTCTTACCCAATCTGTCTATCAAGGATCATAGATTGGACATAAAATTTAATATCGGCTATGGAAATCAGAAGGGGAAACTGGCAGTATTACTACGATGATAGTGGCTGAGGATTAATGCTGAAGTTCTACCTCCCAGTTTCCGGGACGAAATATCTCGAACTGAAATTCACAGTCGAGAATAGCCAAAGTGGATGAGAGTAAGGCCGAAAAGAGAAGCAATAATCCAGTGATTAGATACCTTTTCGTGAGCTCCCTTTTTCATCACTTAATTATTATGGAATCTCGTCATTTTCCAACTGGACGATCACCTTACCCAGGGTTTCCCAATCGTATCCCCGCCGCCGAAGGAATCCTGATAGGCGCCGCCGGCGGGTCTCGCGCGGCAGGTCCCGCATGTTCTCCCACCGTTTACCGGCCCGCGGCAGAATGGCCGCCACCAGGTCCACCTCGCCAAAGGTCTCTTCCACAACTGTACTCACCAGACCGGGTGAAATACCTTTAGCGCGCAGCTCCTGGCTTATCCGAGCCGGTCCCCAGCCTGATCCCGACCACTTCTCCCGGGCAAACTGCCGGGCGAATTCCGCATCATTCTGATAACCCTTAGCCTGGAGGTCAGCGATGACCTGGTCCACTATCTCCTGGGGAAAGCCTTTGCGCTTCAGTCGTTGCCGCAGCTCCTGCGCACTCCGCGCCCGCACCGCCAGCAGGCGAAAAGCGGCCT is part of the Candidatus Neomarinimicrobiota bacterium genome and harbors:
- a CDS encoding alanine--tRNA ligase-related protein — protein: MKTSKEIRQEFISFFEAKGHRFVRSSPVVPFDDPTLLFANAGMNQFKPIFLGQQQPEYKRVVNTQKCIRVSGKHNDLEEVGVDNYHHTFFEMLGNWSFGDYYKAEAIQWAWELFTAVWGMDGDRLWATVHETDDEAAELWPQVTGIPPERVLRFGDQENFWEMGETGPCGPCSEIHYYEGPDIGKMSLEGINVRPEYKELWNLVFIQNNRREDGTLEDLPAKHVDTGAGFERIVAVLQGQ
- a CDS encoding regulatory protein RecX; the encoded protein is MSEDEGQRAREAAFRLLAVRARSAQELRQRLKRKGFPQEIVDQVIADLQAKGYQNDAEFARQFAREKWSGSGWGPARISQELRAKGISPGLVSTVVEETFGEVDLVAAILPRAGKRWENMRDLPRETRRRRLSGFLRRRGYDWETLGKVIVQLENDEIP